The Lonchura striata isolate bLonStr1 chromosome 11, bLonStr1.mat, whole genome shotgun sequence DNA segment TGAATTGTTCAGGACTGTTCCCAGCATGGCATTTAACTCCACAACTTTTCCAAATACATTATACAGGGAGCATAGCAAGACAGGAACTGCATAAATGggaaatttctgctttcttatGTACTAATCTTTGTTGCCTTCATGGGAAATTCCCCATAGATATGCATCTCTCAGTTCATAttgataaaaagaaaagtttttttttcacatctaaATAAACCAGGCAGTAACAGAATTCAACACAGGGCCCCTTAGATGTAGCATCTTTGTGCTTTTTCCAGCCTCCTCAGGGTTGCTCTGATGTTGCCATCAGAGcctgcagagccagagctgcccctgggaagtgcctgagctgggaggggtctgcagggcagagctgagcccccagggctgggctgggctctggcagctctggcagggctcagccctgggcacagggaagcagctgctggcagagacagctccaggcagcagagccctgggaaggcaGTGAGGGGAAGATGCCCCTAAGCTGTGCTGGGATATTTAAAGTGCTGTCCACACCCAACTATtccataattatttttcttatagattcccatgtgcagccacagcaaatgtccaacagcagctccatcagccacttcctcctgctggcactggcagacacgcggcagctgcagctcctgcacttctgccttttcctgggcatctccctggctgccctcctgggcaacggcctcatcatcagcgccgtagcctgcggccaccacctgcacacgcccatgttcttcttcctgctcaacctggccctcagcgacctgggctccatctgcaccactgtccccaaagccatgcacaattccctctgggacaccaggaacatctcctacacaggatgtgctgcacagctctttttccttctgttcttcctaggagcagagtatttcctcctgaccatcatgtgctacgaccgctacgtgtccatctgcaaacccctgcactacaggaccctcctgggcagcagagcttgtgcccacatggcagcagctgcctgggccagtgcctttctcaatgctctactgcacacagccaatacattttccctgcccctgtgccatggcaatgccctgggccagttcttctgtgaaatcccccaGATCCTCAAACTCTCCTGCTCCTATTCCTActtcagggaacttgggctcattGCTGTTAGTGCCTGTTCAgtatttggttgttttgtgttcattgttttctcctatgtgcagatcttcagggccgtgctgaggatcccctctgagcagggacggcacaaagccttttccacctgcctccctcacctggccgtggtctcccTATTTGCCGGTACTATTatatttgctcacctgaagcccccctccatctcctccccatctCTGGATCTGtcagtgtcagttctgtactcggtggtgcctccagccctgaaccccgtcatctacagcctgaggaaccaggagctcaaggctgccaTGAGGAAAttgatgactggatgcttccAGAGACATTAAACTGCTGGCGAATTTCTacaaatcacttgtaataaaagtaattttttatacttcttgttggtttattttggtggtttttttctttgtttaaattttttcatattgtccacaaagaaatgtcattgtttgtgccatttctcattttgtttctcccCACCTTCCTTGTGGCCACAGACTGTGAATGAGTGGCTGTACTCTCGGTGCctttaaaggaactaaaggatttcccagcagagttttctgcagagatgcccttttgttgccttctctggagctgcagcagcaatgtctgtgtgcagagctggtgcagatcagggctggcacagcagctgtgcccaggagcagcagcacttggtgctgccagtgctgctcccgtggccctgccccgctgccctggtggccctg contains these protein-coding regions:
- the LOC144246943 gene encoding olfactory receptor 14J1-like, translating into MSNSSSISHFLLLALADTRQLQLLHFCLFLGISLAALLGNGLIISAVACGHHLHTPMFFFLLNLALSDLGSICTTVPKAMHNSLWDTRNISYTGCAAQLFFLLFFLGAEYFLLTIMCYDRYVSICKPLHYRTLLGSRACAHMAAAAWASAFLNALLHTANTFSLPLCHGNALGQFFCEIPQILKLSCSYSYFRELGLIAVSACSVFGCFVFIVFSYVQIFRAVLRIPSEQGRHKAFSTCLPHLAVVSLFAGTIIFAHLKPPSISSPSLDLSVSVLYSVVPPALNPVIYSLRNQELKAAMRKLMTGCFQRH